The following are from one region of the Achromobacter xylosoxidans genome:
- the fusA gene encoding elongation factor G, with product MARKTPIERYRNIGISAHIDAGKTTTTERILFYTGVNHKIGEVHDGAATMDWMEQEQERGITITSAATTAFWRGMAKNYPEHRINIIDTPGHVDFTIEVERSMRVLDGACMVYCAVGGVQPQSETVWRQANKYGVPRLAFVNKMDRTGANFFKVYDQLKNRLRANPVPVVIPIGAEDTFKGVIDLVKMKAIIWDEASQGIKFDYEDIPAELQGAAEEWREKLVEAAAESSEELMNKYLETGSLEEAEINLAIRQRTIAGEIQPMLCGTAFKNKGVQRMLDAVIDYLPSPVDIPPVEGTDDNGNEVLRQADDGEKFSSLAFKLMTDPFVGQLTFVRVYSGVLKSGDTVFNPIKGKKERIGRILQMHANNREEIKEVLAGDIAAVVGLKDVTTGETLCDVDSHVTLERMEFPEPVISQAVEPKSKADQEKMGLALSRLAQEDPSFRVRSDEESGQTIISGMGELHLEILVDRMKREFGVEANVGKPQVAYRETIRKTCDEVEGKFVKQSGGRGQYGHVVLKVEPLAPGGGYEFVDAIKGGVVPREYIPAVDKGIQETLPSGVLAGYPIVDVKVTLFFGSYHDVDSNENAFKMAGSMAFKEGLRKASPVLLEPMMAVEVETPEDYAGTVMGDLSSRRGMVQGMDDMVGGGKTIKAEVPLAEMFGYATNLRSLTQGRATYTMEFKHYSEAPKNVADEVIAARAK from the coding sequence ATGGCCCGCAAAACCCCGATCGAGCGCTATCGCAACATTGGTATCTCTGCGCACATCGATGCAGGGAAAACCACCACGACCGAACGTATCCTGTTCTACACCGGCGTCAATCACAAGATTGGCGAAGTGCATGATGGCGCAGCCACCATGGACTGGATGGAACAAGAGCAAGAGCGTGGCATCACCATTACGTCGGCTGCTACGACGGCGTTTTGGCGTGGCATGGCCAAGAACTATCCCGAACACCGCATCAACATCATCGACACCCCGGGACACGTGGACTTCACCATTGAGGTGGAACGTTCCATGCGCGTCCTGGACGGTGCTTGCATGGTCTACTGCGCGGTGGGCGGTGTTCAGCCCCAGTCCGAAACCGTGTGGCGCCAAGCCAACAAGTACGGCGTGCCGCGTCTGGCCTTCGTCAACAAGATGGACCGCACCGGTGCCAACTTCTTCAAGGTCTATGACCAGCTGAAGAACCGCCTGCGCGCGAACCCCGTCCCCGTCGTGATCCCCATCGGCGCCGAAGACACGTTCAAGGGCGTGATCGACCTGGTCAAGATGAAGGCGATCATCTGGGACGAAGCCAGCCAAGGCATCAAGTTCGACTACGAAGACATTCCGGCCGAACTGCAAGGCGCGGCTGAAGAATGGCGCGAAAAGCTGGTCGAAGCTGCCGCCGAGTCGTCCGAGGAACTGATGAACAAGTACCTCGAGACCGGTTCGCTGGAAGAAGCCGAGATCAACCTGGCCATCCGTCAGCGCACCATCGCCGGCGAAATCCAGCCGATGCTGTGCGGCACCGCCTTCAAGAACAAGGGCGTGCAGCGCATGCTCGACGCCGTCATCGACTACCTGCCGTCGCCTGTGGATATTCCGCCGGTCGAAGGCACCGATGACAACGGCAACGAAGTCCTGCGTCAAGCCGACGACGGCGAGAAGTTCTCGTCGCTGGCGTTCAAGCTGATGACCGACCCGTTCGTCGGCCAATTGACCTTTGTCCGCGTGTACTCGGGCGTCCTGAAGTCGGGCGACACCGTGTTCAACCCGATCAAGGGCAAGAAGGAGCGTATCGGCCGCATTCTGCAGATGCACGCGAACAACCGCGAGGAAATCAAGGAAGTTCTGGCTGGCGACATCGCCGCCGTCGTGGGCCTGAAGGACGTGACCACCGGCGAAACGCTGTGCGATGTCGATTCGCACGTGACGCTGGAGCGCATGGAGTTCCCCGAGCCCGTGATTTCGCAGGCCGTGGAACCCAAGTCCAAGGCTGACCAGGAAAAGATGGGCCTGGCGCTGTCGCGCCTGGCGCAGGAAGATCCGTCGTTCCGCGTGCGCAGCGACGAAGAATCCGGCCAGACCATCATTTCCGGCATGGGCGAACTGCACCTGGAAATTCTGGTTGACCGCATGAAGCGCGAATTCGGCGTGGAAGCGAACGTCGGCAAGCCGCAAGTGGCTTACCGCGAAACCATCCGCAAGACCTGCGACGAAGTTGAAGGCAAGTTCGTCAAGCAGTCGGGCGGTCGCGGCCAGTACGGTCACGTGGTTCTGAAGGTCGAGCCGTTGGCTCCTGGCGGTGGCTACGAATTCGTGGACGCCATCAAGGGCGGCGTGGTTCCTCGCGAGTACATCCCTGCGGTGGACAAGGGCATCCAGGAAACGCTGCCTTCGGGCGTGTTGGCTGGCTACCCGATCGTCGACGTCAAGGTCACGCTGTTCTTCGGTTCGTACCACGACGTGGACTCGAACGAAAACGCGTTCAAGATGGCCGGCTCCATGGCATTCAAGGAAGGTCTGCGCAAGGCCAGCCCCGTGCTGCTGGAACCGATGATGGCCGTTGAAGTCGAAACGCCTGAAGACTACGCTGGCACCGTGATGGGCGATCTGTCCTCGCGTCGCGGCATGGTTCAGGGCATGGACGACATGGTTGGCGGCGGCAAGACCATCAAGGCCGAAGTTCCGCTGGCCG
- the rpsG gene encoding 30S ribosomal protein S7: MPRRREVPKREILPDPKFGSVELAKFMNVVMLDGKKAVAERIVYGALEQVQTKTGKEPIEVFSLAINNIKPIVEVKSRRVGGANYQVPVEVRPVRRLALAMRWLREAAKKRGEKSMDLRLAGELIDASEGRGAAMKKREDTHKMAEANKAFSHFRW; this comes from the coding sequence ATGCCCCGTCGTCGCGAAGTACCCAAGCGCGAGATTCTGCCCGATCCCAAGTTCGGCAGCGTCGAACTCGCCAAGTTCATGAACGTCGTCATGCTGGACGGCAAGAAGGCCGTCGCCGAGCGCATCGTCTACGGTGCCCTCGAGCAAGTGCAAACCAAGACCGGCAAGGAGCCGATCGAAGTTTTCAGCCTGGCGATCAACAACATCAAGCCGATCGTCGAAGTGAAGAGCCGCCGCGTTGGCGGTGCCAACTACCAAGTGCCGGTTGAAGTGCGCCCCGTGCGCCGCCTGGCCCTGGCTATGCGTTGGCTCCGTGAAGCCGCCAAGAAGCGTGGCGAGAAGTCGATGGATCTGCGTCTTGCTGGCGAACTGATCGACGCCTCCGAAGGTCGTGGCGCCGCGATGAAGAAGCGCGAAGACACGCACAAGATGGCAGAGGCCAACAAGGCCTTCAGCCATTTCCGCTGGTAA
- the rpsL gene encoding 30S ribosomal protein S12, protein MPTISQLVRKPREVSIIKSKSPALENCPQRRGVCTRVYTTTPKKPNSALRKVAKVRLTNGYEVISYIGGEGHNLQEHSVVLVRGGRVKDLPGVRYHIVRGSLDLQGVKDRKQARSKYGAKRPKKA, encoded by the coding sequence ATGCCTACCATTAGCCAACTCGTGCGCAAGCCGCGCGAAGTCAGCATCATCAAAAGCAAGAGCCCCGCGCTCGAAAACTGCCCGCAACGCCGCGGCGTGTGCACTCGCGTGTACACCACCACCCCCAAGAAGCCGAACTCCGCTCTGCGTAAGGTTGCCAAAGTGCGTCTGACCAACGGTTACGAAGTCATTTCGTACATCGGCGGTGAAGGCCACAACCTGCAAGAGCACTCGGTGGTTCTGGTGCGTGGCGGTCGTGTGAAGGACTTGCCCGGTGTGCGTTATCACATCGTGCGCGGTTCCCTCGACCTGCAAGGCGTCAAGGATCGTAAGCAAGCCCGCTCGAAGTACGGCGCCAAGCGCCCGAAGAAGGCTTAA
- a CDS encoding response regulator transcription factor, with the protein MFGLLNGGGYDVVVLDVGTLGEIGYALVARLHGSSSMGIVVTGRGMSVDSRLRCLQSGADACLPDPQDPRELACILLSLARRLPAGQEAASVGEAAQNGQWELRDQGWTLAAPSGATISLSANERLIVRSLLEVAGKAVGRTELGDELQVEGGSVRASGSRSIDVIVSRLRRKAELAGVMLPIRTVYGSGYLFADQ; encoded by the coding sequence TTGTTTGGATTGCTCAACGGCGGCGGCTATGACGTCGTGGTCCTGGATGTCGGGACCTTGGGCGAAATCGGCTACGCCCTGGTGGCGCGTCTGCACGGCTCGTCGTCGATGGGCATCGTGGTCACGGGGCGCGGCATGTCGGTGGATAGCCGCCTGCGCTGCCTGCAAAGCGGCGCGGACGCCTGTCTGCCAGATCCGCAGGATCCGCGCGAACTGGCCTGCATCCTGTTGTCCCTGGCCCGTCGCCTGCCCGCGGGGCAGGAAGCGGCGTCCGTGGGCGAGGCCGCCCAGAACGGACAGTGGGAACTGCGCGACCAGGGCTGGACTCTGGCGGCGCCCTCGGGGGCGACCATCTCCCTGTCCGCCAATGAACGCCTGATCGTGCGCTCGTTGCTGGAAGTCGCGGGCAAGGCCGTGGGCCGCACCGAGCTGGGTGACGAGCTGCAGGTCGAGGGCGGTTCGGTGCGCGCCAGCGGTTCGCGCAGCATCGACGTGATCGTCAGCCGCTTGCGCCGCAAGGCCGAGCTGGCCGGAGTGATGTTGCCGATACGCACGGTCTACGGCAGCGGCTACCTGTTCGCCGACCAGTAG
- a CDS encoding response regulator transcription factor: MKIASLEDDLDQARRIQQVLTTAGYDCTSYQQSRDLLAALRTEHFDLVLLDWHLPDIDGDDVVRWLRANIGPRIPVIFLTNRSSEDDLVEGLRAGADDYIVKPLRPLELLARVAALLRRSQIAEPADDAFDVARYRIEPAARSITLDSAVVPLAPKEFELALLFFRNVGRLMSRDVLAECVWNREIPATSRTLDTHLSNIRQKLQLRPENGVRLTSSYALGYRLELISSPEDIAVNPQ; this comes from the coding sequence ATGAAAATCGCGTCGCTGGAAGACGACCTGGATCAAGCACGCCGCATCCAGCAAGTTCTGACCACTGCCGGATACGACTGCACCAGTTATCAGCAAAGCCGCGATCTGCTGGCCGCGCTGCGCACTGAGCATTTCGACCTGGTGCTGCTGGACTGGCATCTGCCCGACATCGATGGTGATGATGTGGTGCGGTGGCTGCGTGCCAATATCGGTCCGCGCATCCCAGTCATCTTCCTGACCAATCGGTCCAGCGAGGACGATCTGGTGGAAGGCCTGCGCGCCGGCGCGGACGACTACATCGTCAAACCGTTGCGCCCCCTGGAGCTGCTGGCGCGGGTGGCGGCCTTGCTGCGCCGCAGCCAGATCGCCGAACCTGCGGACGATGCCTTCGACGTGGCGCGTTATCGCATCGAGCCCGCCGCCCGCAGCATCACACTGGATTCCGCGGTTGTGCCGCTCGCCCCCAAGGAATTCGAACTGGCGCTGCTGTTTTTCCGCAATGTCGGCCGCCTCATGTCCCGCGACGTGCTGGCCGAATGCGTATGGAACCGGGAAATTCCGGCCACCTCGCGCACCCTGGACACTCATTTGTCGAACATCCGGCAAAAGCTCCAGCTGCGTCCGGAAAATGGCGTGCGCCTCACGTCTTCCTATGCGCTGGGCTACCGGCTCGAGCTGATCAGCTCGCCGGAAGACATCGCAGTCAATCCGCAGTAA
- a CDS encoding FecR domain-containing protein, which yields MSRCRALSLLGLISCLTLMAPAHSQPAGALGDDFIYRIRQGDTLIDLATRYTHKPANWNQLQTLNKVVTPEALPIGLELRIPLSMIPVRPADARVVHVSGQANVDGKALRAGDTVAEGSTVGTAANGFVTLELADGSKLTLPAGGSVELTRLRQFEGTALTDSVVQVQKGGVESSVAPAGQGVGRFEIRTPVAVTGVRGTRFRVQSGAQGVHSEVLEGSVRLQPHAPGSAPAKPVAVATGYGAAVGSDGVVSGMRALLDAPQLGTPTRAGGGAWTADVSPVSGAQSYLVRVSRDAEGALPVSSTSFPSNDIRFTAPGPGTYYVSVRAVDDLGLNGRDAIATFEGANMLLTSDGSGVASGTGGLITLTDY from the coding sequence ATGAGCCGCTGCCGCGCGCTTTCTTTGCTTGGCCTGATTTCCTGCCTCACGCTGATGGCGCCGGCGCACAGCCAGCCCGCCGGCGCGCTGGGGGATGATTTCATCTACCGCATCCGCCAAGGCGATACGCTGATCGACCTGGCGACCCGCTATACGCACAAGCCGGCCAACTGGAACCAGTTGCAGACCCTGAACAAGGTCGTCACGCCCGAAGCCCTGCCCATCGGGCTGGAGTTGCGCATTCCCCTGTCCATGATTCCCGTGCGGCCCGCCGATGCCCGTGTCGTGCACGTCAGCGGCCAGGCGAACGTCGACGGCAAGGCCCTGCGGGCTGGCGACACCGTGGCCGAAGGCAGTACGGTCGGCACCGCCGCCAACGGCTTCGTGACGCTGGAGCTGGCCGATGGTTCCAAGCTGACGCTGCCGGCTGGCGGTTCGGTCGAGCTGACGCGCCTGCGCCAGTTCGAAGGCACCGCGCTGACGGATTCCGTCGTCCAGGTGCAAAAGGGCGGCGTGGAATCGTCCGTGGCACCTGCGGGACAAGGCGTGGGCCGTTTCGAAATCCGCACGCCGGTCGCAGTCACCGGCGTACGCGGCACGCGCTTCCGCGTGCAAAGCGGCGCACAAGGCGTGCACAGCGAAGTGCTGGAAGGCAGCGTGCGGCTGCAGCCCCACGCCCCCGGATCGGCTCCGGCCAAGCCCGTGGCGGTGGCCACGGGCTACGGCGCGGCGGTCGGCTCGGACGGCGTGGTCTCGGGCATGCGTGCGCTGCTGGATGCGCCGCAGCTGGGCACGCCCACGCGGGCGGGCGGCGGCGCCTGGACCGCCGACGTCTCGCCCGTGTCCGGCGCACAGAGCTATCTGGTGCGCGTTTCGCGCGATGCCGAAGGCGCGTTGCCGGTATCGTCGACGAGCTTCCCCAGCAACGACATCCGCTTTACGGCGCCCGGTCCCGGCACCTACTACGTGTCGGTGCGCGCAGTGGATGACCTGGGCCTGAACGGGCGCGACGCGATCGCCACCTTCGAGGGCGCGAACATGCTCCTGACCTCCGACGGCTCTGGCGTGGCCAGCGGCACGGGCGGCCTGATCACGCTGACCGATTACTAG
- a CDS encoding CHASE2 domain-containing protein, whose product MADADPQDRTSRSGLWLTVALAALAAILGAFNGLGRFDQILYDRALSMTGRGADPDILIVAIDDDSVKALGHWPWRRAVHAALLDRLQGARAVALDLIFAEPDMANPNDDRILADSIRRHGRTVLPVVLDRLDRPAAVNEPIPGVSQAAAAKGFINARIDPDGVVREATLTARLGDRRWNHLALAMLDVGGEPDSAQKLLQRAAPDGSILIPYAGPTAHTRTVSYLSVLRGDLSPEELRDKYVLVGAWATGLGDAYPTPVSHDVSGMSGVEIIANLLHAARDDIAYRLPPAWCNALFAALPVLLACLALWRLSPKRALLVSLALFALILLTALLLLAYAYVWFAPAAALLGVTLCYPLWSWRSQEAALRYMDNELRRLQREYPQVLNEAGAQGAGPSVSLESRVGELRRALARVRNLRRFLADGLDGMPDATLVFDQDGRMQFRNQAAVMYFQRLGMRPPRVGRPAAHLLEKTISDPATRQRVAEALSGQGPVAASSPWSADLEIRDHAGRDLILKCAPIHTAEGNFAGTVTTLTDISRIRQAERQREETLRFISHDMRAPQSSILALVEMKQESGSTEGQGETLGRIAALANRTLRLVDDFVHLTRAESMTISAVELDLGSLLQDAVDEFWASAQKRGIELTLALPLPGAYVRGDQTLLMRTLCNLIDNAIKYSPADTRIECGIDEEPGFWRVNIRDQGQGIAAQDLARLFEPFSRVGVETRGDVGGAGLGLAFVRTVAERHGGSVEVSSELGVGSVFTLRLPMAPEEMPAA is encoded by the coding sequence ATGGCCGATGCCGATCCGCAGGACCGGACCTCGCGCTCAGGGCTGTGGCTGACTGTGGCTTTGGCGGCGCTTGCCGCCATCCTGGGCGCTTTCAACGGCCTGGGCCGTTTCGACCAGATTCTTTATGACCGCGCCTTGTCGATGACCGGACGCGGTGCCGATCCCGATATCCTGATCGTCGCGATAGACGATGACAGCGTCAAGGCGCTGGGCCACTGGCCCTGGCGGCGCGCGGTCCACGCGGCGCTGCTGGACCGGCTCCAGGGCGCTCGCGCCGTCGCGCTGGACCTGATCTTCGCCGAGCCGGACATGGCCAATCCGAACGACGACCGCATCCTGGCCGACAGCATCCGGCGCCACGGCCGTACCGTCCTGCCGGTCGTGCTGGACCGGCTCGACCGCCCTGCCGCCGTCAACGAACCCATCCCCGGCGTGTCGCAGGCCGCCGCCGCGAAAGGCTTCATCAACGCGCGCATCGACCCCGATGGCGTGGTGCGCGAAGCCACCCTGACCGCGCGGCTTGGAGACCGCCGCTGGAACCATCTGGCCTTGGCCATGCTCGACGTCGGCGGCGAACCGGATTCCGCGCAAAAGCTGTTGCAACGTGCCGCGCCTGACGGCAGCATCCTGATTCCCTACGCCGGCCCCACCGCGCATACGCGGACCGTGTCCTACCTGTCCGTGTTGCGTGGAGATCTGTCGCCGGAGGAACTGCGCGACAAGTACGTGCTGGTCGGCGCCTGGGCCACCGGCCTGGGCGACGCCTACCCGACACCGGTTTCGCATGACGTCAGCGGCATGTCGGGGGTGGAGATCATCGCCAACCTGCTGCACGCCGCGCGCGACGACATCGCCTATAGGCTGCCGCCCGCCTGGTGCAACGCGCTGTTTGCGGCGCTGCCCGTGCTGCTGGCCTGCCTGGCCCTGTGGCGGCTGTCGCCCAAGCGGGCCCTGCTGGTCAGCCTGGCGCTGTTCGCCCTCATCCTGCTGACCGCGCTGCTGCTGCTGGCCTACGCCTATGTGTGGTTCGCGCCCGCTGCGGCGCTGCTGGGCGTGACGCTGTGCTATCCGCTCTGGAGCTGGCGCAGCCAGGAGGCCGCGCTGCGCTACATGGACAACGAACTGCGCCGCCTGCAGCGCGAGTACCCGCAGGTGCTGAACGAGGCCGGCGCCCAGGGCGCGGGACCCAGCGTGTCGCTGGAGAGCCGCGTCGGGGAGCTGCGCCGGGCGCTGGCCCGCGTGCGCAACCTGCGCCGCTTCCTCGCTGACGGCCTGGACGGCATGCCGGACGCCACGCTGGTTTTCGATCAGGACGGCCGCATGCAATTCCGCAACCAGGCTGCTGTCATGTATTTCCAGCGGCTGGGCATGCGCCCTCCCCGCGTCGGCCGTCCGGCCGCGCACCTGCTCGAGAAGACCATCTCCGATCCCGCCACCCGCCAACGCGTCGCCGAAGCGCTCAGCGGCCAAGGCCCGGTCGCCGCGTCATCGCCCTGGAGCGCCGACCTGGAAATACGCGACCACGCCGGGCGCGACCTGATCCTGAAATGCGCCCCCATCCATACCGCCGAAGGCAACTTCGCCGGCACCGTCACCACGCTGACGGACATCTCGCGCATCCGCCAGGCGGAACGCCAACGCGAGGAAACCCTGCGCTTCATCTCGCACGACATGCGCGCGCCCCAAAGCTCGATCCTCGCGCTGGTCGAAATGAAACAGGAAAGCGGTTCGACCGAAGGCCAGGGTGAAACCCTGGGCCGCATCGCCGCGCTGGCCAACCGCACGCTGCGCCTGGTCGACGATTTCGTGCACCTCACGCGCGCCGAGTCGATGACGATCAGCGCGGTGGAGCTGGATCTGGGTAGCCTGCTGCAGGACGCCGTGGACGAATTCTGGGCCTCGGCACAGAAACGCGGCATCGAACTCACCCTCGCGCTACCGCTGCCCGGCGCCTACGTCCGCGGCGATCAGACCCTGCTCATGCGCACGCTGTGCAATCTGATCGACAACGCCATCAAATACAGCCCGGCGGACACGCGGATCGAATGCGGCATCGACGAGGAACCTGGCTTCTGGCGCGTCAACATCCGCGATCAGGGACAGGGTATCGCAGCGCAGGACCTGGCCCGCTTGTTCGAGCCGTTCTCGCGCGTGGGTGTGGAAACCCGCGGCGATGTTGGCGGCGCGGGCCTGGGCCTGGCATTCGTGCGCACGGTGGCCGAACGCCACGGTGGATCGGTCGAGGTCAGCAGCGAGCTGGGCGTGGGTTCGGTCTTCACGCTGCGCCTGCCGATGGCGCCGGAGGAAATGCCCGCGGCGTAG